The following are encoded in a window of Pseudomonas multiresinivorans genomic DNA:
- a CDS encoding helix-turn-helix transcriptional regulator: MRIIRLREVMATTGLARSTVYKYISEGAFPKPVSLGERCVGWVEEEVHDWVMEKIEERDAALRVA; the protein is encoded by the coding sequence ATGAGGATCATCCGTTTACGAGAAGTCATGGCTACGACCGGTCTGGCCAGGTCGACCGTCTACAAGTACATCAGCGAGGGGGCCTTCCCTAAGCCGGTGTCATTAGGGGAGAGGTGTGTGGGGTGGGTCGAGGAAGAGGTGCACGATTGGGTGATGGAGAAAATTGAAGAGCGTGACGCTGCTTTGAGAGTTGCGTGA
- a CDS encoding SIR2 family protein gives MISIGDIYNQDINFLFGSGASFGLLPTLQLQVQTGEGNSRYTLEDLATKFEHEGDERLIPLFMHYYASCIRPAEELSLEQAVAEEAGATVIKNYRTFLTTALEMVKRRKALDRRCNVFTTNYDGCFPLVADVLINEGHIDFVLNDGARGFTRRILQARNFGSYLCQAGVFGRHQSSIPQINLIHLHGSVYWSKLDSAIQVGYDLSSRQELLDADAMALLQPFSAALNNPASTLADVPVPDFTDDELDAFWDKYKRIPIVNPTKWKFHETVYEEHYYQMLRLLSYELEKPNAVLITFGFSFADEHILNLVMRSLSNPGLQVFVCCYSQSGHAEMEEKFKGNRNVKCLMLQNGVMDFTAFNEQVLAWPEATAFASATPIAPAAIPVADADLENLI, from the coding sequence GTGATTTCTATCGGCGACATCTACAACCAAGACATCAACTTCCTCTTCGGATCAGGAGCTTCGTTCGGCCTGCTCCCAACCCTCCAACTGCAGGTACAGACTGGTGAGGGTAACTCGCGCTACACGCTGGAAGATCTAGCCACCAAATTTGAGCATGAGGGCGACGAGCGCTTAATTCCGCTGTTCATGCATTACTACGCCAGTTGTATCCGTCCGGCCGAGGAGCTCAGCCTGGAACAGGCAGTGGCCGAAGAGGCAGGCGCCACGGTTATCAAGAACTACCGTACCTTCCTAACGACAGCGCTCGAAATGGTAAAACGTCGCAAAGCGCTGGATCGTCGTTGCAATGTGTTCACCACGAACTATGACGGTTGCTTCCCGCTCGTGGCCGACGTGCTTATTAATGAGGGCCACATTGATTTCGTATTGAATGATGGTGCACGAGGGTTCACGCGACGCATCCTACAGGCCCGAAATTTCGGGTCTTACCTTTGCCAGGCCGGTGTTTTCGGCCGTCACCAGAGCAGCATCCCTCAAATCAATCTGATCCATTTGCATGGGTCGGTCTATTGGAGCAAGTTGGACTCCGCGATTCAGGTCGGCTACGACCTATCTAGCCGCCAGGAACTGCTAGACGCTGACGCTATGGCGTTGCTGCAGCCATTTTCGGCTGCACTTAATAATCCTGCATCGACACTTGCCGATGTCCCAGTCCCAGATTTCACCGATGATGAGTTGGACGCTTTTTGGGACAAATATAAGCGGATTCCAATCGTGAACCCGACGAAGTGGAAGTTCCACGAGACGGTCTACGAGGAGCATTACTATCAAATGCTGCGGCTGCTCAGTTATGAGCTTGAGAAGCCCAACGCCGTGCTCATCACCTTCGGGTTCTCGTTTGCCGACGAGCACATTCTCAACCTCGTCATGCGCTCTCTTTCCAATCCGGGACTGCAGGTATTTGTTTGCTGTTACAGCCAGTCCGGGCACGCCGAAATGGAGGAAAAATTCAAGGGCAACCGTAACGTCAAGTGCCTGATGCTGCAGAATGGAGTGATGGACTTCACTGCGTTCAATGAACAGGTATTGGCTTGGCCGGAGGCTACTGCTTTTGCATCGGCTACCCCCATAGCTCCAGCAGCTATTCCTGTGGCTGATGCAGACCTCGAGAACCTGATATGA
- a CDS encoding ATP-binding protein — translation MSIRVGEVIAVHGTKLVLKIDEQSSKETLFYEGKKYKGVSIREYLSIQRGFRDIICIVEGEYLDESRTEMHDGRQTIVRKVEARPIGYFDHTGFTQGIKYLPMIQDTAYLLPEEKIRSIFDRKADSDFRIGTMLKEEITVGLPWRRLFNSHIGIFGNTGSGKSNTLAKLYTVLFDQKLPLIRGKSRFIILDFNGEYGGDQLVAADDKTVYQLSTLTAPDLNDPASRFPLATQEFWQLETMALLFQATPNTQRPFLNRVIAGWERYGAIPGSLANYAKLMFRKSFCAGEVKTATLDLMRTVSRLMGNQQVQDMLADVAWHRLGGRFTYDGRFIGTDGAQYAADIAPIVETLDAAGLDEFDQLVLRVNLQLISDLNAGYVQFEHIQPLLKRVESSLANLRKVLSVSDVAPDGHLLTVISMRRCNNEIKKVLPLLFAKHYYNSHKATVTNPPDRTIHLIVDEAHNILSDQSARESETWKDYRLEQFEEIIKEGRKFGMFITIASQRPADISPTIVSQLHNFFIHRLVNDRDLYLVDNTISTLDSLSRSLIPGLSQGCCVVTGTAFELPIVIQVDRLLDGKQPASEDVDLDRLWSDALAVGAEE, via the coding sequence ATGAGTATTCGCGTTGGCGAGGTCATCGCTGTCCATGGAACGAAATTGGTTCTGAAGATCGACGAACAGTCGAGCAAGGAAACCCTGTTCTATGAAGGAAAGAAATACAAGGGAGTCTCAATCCGCGAATACCTATCCATCCAGCGCGGTTTCCGCGACATCATCTGCATTGTCGAGGGAGAGTATCTGGACGAAAGCCGCACTGAGATGCATGACGGCCGGCAGACGATTGTGCGGAAGGTAGAGGCTAGGCCGATTGGATACTTCGATCATACTGGCTTCACTCAAGGCATCAAGTATCTACCGATGATCCAGGATACGGCTTACCTGCTTCCGGAGGAAAAGATCAGGTCTATTTTCGATCGCAAGGCGGACAGCGATTTCAGGATTGGGACCATGCTGAAAGAGGAAATCACGGTTGGGTTGCCGTGGAGGCGACTCTTCAATAGCCATATCGGCATCTTCGGCAATACCGGAAGCGGCAAGTCAAACACTCTGGCAAAGCTCTACACCGTTCTTTTCGATCAAAAGCTGCCTCTCATCAGAGGTAAGAGCCGTTTCATTATCTTGGATTTTAATGGTGAGTACGGCGGCGATCAGCTCGTGGCTGCCGATGACAAAACCGTCTACCAGTTGTCCACGCTTACCGCTCCAGATCTGAACGATCCCGCTTCCAGGTTTCCACTGGCGACGCAGGAGTTCTGGCAGCTTGAGACTATGGCTCTGCTCTTTCAGGCTACCCCGAACACGCAAAGGCCCTTCCTCAACCGTGTCATCGCAGGTTGGGAGCGCTATGGAGCCATTCCAGGGTCACTCGCGAATTATGCGAAGCTGATGTTCCGAAAGTCGTTCTGCGCCGGAGAGGTTAAGACGGCGACGCTGGATTTGATGCGTACCGTCTCGCGGCTCATGGGAAACCAGCAGGTGCAGGACATGCTGGCAGACGTAGCCTGGCACCGCCTTGGCGGGCGCTTCACTTACGATGGGAGGTTCATAGGTACCGATGGCGCGCAATACGCGGCTGATATCGCTCCAATCGTAGAAACACTGGATGCCGCAGGCCTCGACGAGTTTGACCAGCTTGTGCTGCGCGTCAACCTGCAGCTGATCTCAGATCTGAACGCTGGATACGTGCAGTTTGAGCATATTCAGCCGCTTCTGAAGCGCGTCGAGTCTTCACTTGCCAACCTGCGCAAAGTGTTATCTGTTTCAGATGTGGCACCCGATGGGCACCTGCTCACGGTCATCTCGATGCGCCGCTGCAACAACGAAATTAAAAAGGTTCTGCCCCTACTGTTCGCGAAGCACTACTACAACAGTCACAAGGCCACGGTCACCAATCCGCCCGACCGAACTATCCATCTCATCGTCGACGAGGCGCACAACATTCTGTCCGACCAGTCTGCGAGAGAAAGTGAAACCTGGAAGGATTATCGGCTCGAGCAATTCGAAGAGATCATCAAGGAGGGGCGCAAGTTTGGGATGTTCATCACCATCGCTAGCCAGCGCCCTGCGGACATATCGCCCACCATTGTTTCGCAGCTGCATAATTTCTTCATTCACCGTTTGGTGAATGACCGCGACCTATATTTGGTCGACAACACTATTTCCACCCTGGATTCTTTGTCTCGCAGCCTCATCCCGGGCCTCTCGCAAGGGTGTTGTGTGGTCACTGGTACCGCTTTTGAGCTGCCAATTGTGATCCAGGTGGACCGGCTGCTAGATGGTAAACAGCCAGCCAGCGAGGATGTCGATCTCGACAGACTTTGGAGTGATGCCTTGGCAGTTGGGGCGGAGGAATAG
- a CDS encoding inovirus Gp2 family protein: protein MPRHPSNTNLHLHQISTFQGLPVMAEKGPFIEQYLSRLHSAIERSLRQYARVFAFRVDLRLPLSIELPDYACTNEVISRFLESFKAKIEHDRQRARARHRYAHDSKVRYVWAREESRGERPHYHLLILLNGDAYFTVGRKTSSEQNIFHRLQQAWASALGLSVEEVSGLVEIPRAAGYLVSRAAGDHGELANLFRRASYLCKAATKNYGDGQHGFGCSRG, encoded by the coding sequence ATGCCTCGTCATCCCAGCAATACCAACCTCCACCTGCATCAAATCAGCACCTTCCAAGGCCTGCCTGTCATGGCTGAGAAAGGGCCCTTCATCGAGCAGTACCTATCGCGCTTGCACAGCGCCATTGAGCGCTCCCTGAGGCAGTACGCCAGGGTGTTTGCCTTCAGAGTGGATCTCCGCCTACCACTGTCCATCGAGCTGCCTGACTACGCTTGTACGAACGAGGTCATCAGTCGGTTTCTGGAATCCTTCAAGGCCAAGATCGAGCATGATCGACAGAGGGCTCGTGCTCGGCACCGATACGCTCATGACAGCAAGGTCCGATACGTCTGGGCCAGAGAGGAGAGCAGGGGAGAGCGACCGCATTACCACCTGCTGATCCTGCTCAATGGAGATGCTTACTTCACAGTCGGCAGGAAGACCTCATCTGAGCAGAACATCTTCCATCGTCTGCAGCAGGCATGGGCCAGTGCGCTGGGGCTCAGCGTGGAGGAGGTGAGTGGCCTGGTGGAGATACCGCGAGCGGCTGGATACCTGGTTAGTCGAGCTGCTGGTGATCATGGAGAGCTAGCTAACCTTTTCCGTCGAGCGAGCTACCTCTGCAAGGCTGCTACGAAGAACTATGGGGATGGTCAGCATGGATTCGGATGCAGTCGTGGATAG
- a CDS encoding SH3 domain-containing protein, whose amino-acid sequence MEGASSAFAELLADDLASLASLGDRQATIATLLRTTTSTAEGRQRFLGLDAKFMLGDLAFTLRDLAPAAHDRLSSTLGPHQSKLQSELGAESVALIWSITSMARSVIAVDRVADAFAANDAQRDAIMAFGLEWWMKQLSPQAALKSWYVIKKLFPPETLPALLLSLCSVALQVATPDDKTPAQADDNIREAREIAAKVGGVEKLVVKPLNVRLGPGKKYPKIDSPLAPGSIVSVVKETSDGWTFVRRHGTAGDTGGWVASKFLKDVPEVD is encoded by the coding sequence ATGGAGGGTGCCAGCTCAGCATTTGCAGAATTGCTCGCCGACGACCTTGCCTCGCTCGCGTCACTTGGTGACCGCCAGGCGACTATCGCCACTCTGCTCAGAACTACAACATCTACGGCAGAGGGGCGTCAGCGTTTTCTGGGCCTGGACGCAAAGTTCATGCTGGGAGACTTGGCATTCACCCTTCGTGATCTCGCACCAGCAGCGCATGACCGCCTTAGTTCGACCCTAGGCCCACACCAGAGCAAGCTGCAGAGCGAACTGGGAGCCGAATCTGTAGCGCTAATTTGGTCGATCACCTCGATGGCCAGAAGCGTTATCGCTGTCGATAGAGTCGCAGATGCCTTTGCTGCCAACGATGCGCAGCGAGACGCAATCATGGCGTTTGGGCTCGAGTGGTGGATGAAGCAGCTCAGTCCTCAGGCTGCGCTCAAGTCTTGGTATGTAATCAAGAAGCTCTTCCCCCCTGAAACGTTGCCCGCATTACTGCTGTCGCTCTGCTCTGTTGCTCTTCAGGTAGCCACCCCCGATGACAAAACTCCGGCTCAAGCGGATGACAATATCCGCGAGGCGCGGGAGATTGCGGCGAAAGTTGGGGGAGTTGAAAAGCTCGTTGTGAAGCCGCTCAATGTTCGGCTTGGCCCTGGTAAGAAGTACCCAAAAATCGATAGTCCGCTTGCTCCTGGCTCCATCGTCTCCGTCGTGAAGGAGACCTCTGATGGGTGGACATTTGTCCGCCGGCATGGAACTGCGGGAGATACTGGGGGCTGGGTGGCGTCGAAGTTTCTAAAGGATGTTCCAGAGGTCGACTAG